Within Actinoplanes sp. L3-i22, the genomic segment TCGACGGCGGCCGCAAGAAGTGGGAGCTGGACGCCCGCGTCTACTCCAAGGACGTGCCGGCCCGTGCCGAGACGTCGTACTCGGCCAAGGCGCCGAACCTGGAGATCCGCGCGTTCCGCGACGAGGTCGTCCAGGCCATCGGCGTGAAGAACCTGGTCGACGTGCGCAGCCCCGACGAGTTCGCCGGCCGCCTGCTCGCCCCCGCGCACCTGCCGCAGGAGCAGTCGCAGCGGGCCGGTCACATCCCGACCGCGATCAGCGTGCCGTGGAGCAAGGCCGCCAACGAGGACGGCACGTTCAAGTCCGACGCGGAACTCGCCAAGATCTACGGCGACGCCGGGCTGGACGGCAGCAAGGACACCATCGCGTACTGCCGGATCGGCGAGCGCTCCTCGCACACCTGGTTCGTCCTCAAGGAGCTCCTCGGCCAGGAGAACGTCAAGAACTACGACGGTTCCTGGACCGAGTACGGCTCGCTCATCGGTGTGCCGATCGCCCTCGGCGACGAGCCCGGAAAGGCCTGATCACCATGACTTCTCCCACCGCCGCTGCCAACATCGCCGCCGGTTGCGCCGCTCCTGACCAGTCCGCTCCCCTCCCCGCGAGCGTCGACCTGCAGAAGGAAACCGTCATCACCGGCCTGGTGAGCACCGCCGAGGGTGAGCTCGTGGGCGGCGCGTACGTGCGCCTCCTCGACTCGTCCGGCGAGTTCACCGCCGAGGTCGTCACCTCGCCGGAGGGCGTCTTCCGCTTCTTCGCCGCGCCCGGCTCGTGGACGCTGCGCGCCCTGAGCCGCTTCGGCAACGGCGAGCTCGCCGTCGACGCCACCCGTGGCGTCAACGAGGTCGCCCTCAGCGTCGCGGCTGCCTGACCTGCTCACGCTCTGTTGAGAAAGGCGGGATTCCTCCGGGGATCCCGCCTTTCGCTTTACCCCATTTGCGGGTACGGGCGATGAGCACGCCCCCTGCGAGCCGGGGCGCGAGGTCGCTTCGGCCCCGGGCCCCGGGCGCGCCGGGACCCGCGGCCGGGCCCCAGACCGGCAGTCGGGCTCGCGTGGGACCTTTTGCACCGCAACCACCCACGGACATCGCCCTGTAGGGCCTCGCGTTCTTGGGCGCCCCGCGCCCTGCGAGGACCGGAAGGGTCCCCGCGGGAGCGACGATCAGTTATCGGCCGCAGCCGAGGCAATGAAGAATTTGATCTTGATTAGCTGCCGGCGGTGACCACGACCGCGTCCGGAGGGATCTCCGGGCGGCGGCGGGACAGGCGGCGGACGCCGGTGTTCATGACCGCGATCAGCGGGACCGCGACCAGCGCGCCGATGATCCCGGCCAGCACCACGCCGCAGGCGATCCCGATGATCACCGCGAGCGGATGGATCGCCACCGCCCGGCCCATGATCAGCGGCTGCAGGACGTGGCCCTCCAGCTGCTGGACCAGGATCACCGCGCCCAGCGTGATCAGCGCGACCACCCAGCCCTGGGTGACCAGCGCGACCAGCACCGCGACCGAGCCGGAGACGGCGGCCCCGATGATCGGCACGAACGCGCCCAGGAACACCAGCGCGGCCAGCGGGAACGGGAACTGCACGTGCAGCAGCACCAGGGCCAGCCCGATGCCGACCGCGTCGATGAACGCGACCAGCACGGTGGCCCGCACGTAGGCGCCCAGCGTCGTCCAGGACGCGTCGCCGGCGTCGGCCAGTGACCAGCGCGCGTTCACCGGGAACAACCGGACGACGAACCGCCAGATCTTGCGCCCGTCGCGCAGGAAGAAGAACGTCGAGAAGAGCACCAGCAGCAGGCCGGTGAGCAGCTCGAAGACGGTCGTCGCGGTGGAGATGCCGGTCGAGGTGAGCGACGAGGTGTTGTCGTTCACCCAGTTCTGCGCGGAGTCGATGGCCTGGTCGACCTGGTGGTCGGAGAGGTGCAGCGGGCCGGTCCGCGCCCAGTCCTGGATCTGCCGGACGCCGGCGCTGGCCTTCTCGGTCAGCTGCGGCACCCCGTCGATGAACTGGTTCACCACCAGGGTCAGCGTGCCGGCCACCGCGCCCAGCCCGCCGATCAGCACCAGGAACGTCGCCAGCGACCGCGGCAGGTGCAGCTTGAGCAGCCAGCCGACGGCCGGGCCGAGCAGCGCGGTGAGCAGCAGCGCGATCGCGAGCGGGATGACCACCACGCTGACCAGGCCGATGAACCGCAGCCCGACGTAGCCGACCAGACCGACCACGATCAGCCGCCAGCTCCAGGCCGCGGCGATCCGCAGCGAGTGCGGCACGTCCACGTCGTCCAGGCTGTTCGTCGACCCGTGCACGACGGCCGGCTCGGGTGGCGCCGGGACGAAGCGCTCGACGTCGTCGTCCTCCGGCTCGGGCTCCGGCGGTGGCTTGATCCGCGCCATCCGGGCCGCCTCCCGTCCCGTGTCGTAGGCCTTCCGCAGGTTCTCCCGGACACGTTGCAAGCGGTTCACCCGCCTACCCCCTCGCGCTGTCGTGTCACCCCAACACCGTAGTGCTCACACGTCACGTAAGCGCCCGGTGACCCACCCGGCGCGATCCGGACCACTCGGACCGGCCGGACCGGTGGCGGCGTACCGTCTGCATTCGTGAGTTCCGACACCACCCGTACCGAGACCGGACTGCCGATCCGGATGTTGCACGACCGAGTCCTCGTCCGGCAGGACGGCGGGGAGGGTGAACGCCGGTCCACCGCGGGCATCGTCATCCCGGCCACCGCGTCGATGGGCCGGCGGCTGTCCTGGGCCACCGCGGTGGGCGTCGGGCCGAACGTCCGCTCGATCGTGGTCGGTGACCGGGTCCTGTTCGACCCGGACGACCGTTCCGAGGTGGAGCTGCACGGCAAGGGCTATGTGCTGCTCCGCGAGCGGGACGTGCACGCGGTCGCCGCCGACCGGGTCGAGCCGGACGGGACCGGCCTCTACTTGTAGGGCGGCGGGTACTGCCCGGGGTATTGCCCGGGGTACTGCGGACCCGGGTGCTGCGGCGGCATCGGCGCGAACGGCGGCGGGCCGTAGCCCCCCGGGCCACCCGGAGGCGGCGGGCCGTAGGCCCCGGGGCCGCCCGGGTATCCCCAGCCCGGCGGGTACACCGGCATCGGCGGCGGGAGCTGCACCGGCACCGGCATGACCGGCTCGGCCGGCGGCGCCACCGAGCGGACCACCCCGTCCGGGAACGCGATCCGGTAGCTCTGCCCGTCCCACCAGGCCGGCGGGGTCTGCGGGTCACGCCCGGCGAACACCCCGCGATAGCCGGTGATCGCGCCGAGCAGCTCGCGCTCCTCCAGCGTGGCCTTGGTCATCTCGCGCGGATCGCCGGCCAGCCCGCGCTGCATGCCGTCGCGCACGATCGCCAGCCGGGTCGCGGCGAACTGGAAGCTCTTCATCGCCTTGCCACCGGCCGGGCCGGCCACCCGCTTCGCCCACTGGCGGGCCGAGTGCCGGCGACCCAGGCTGCCCAGTGCGGCCACCTCGGGCGGCGCGAACCACCCGGTACGCACGTAGAGGTGCAGGACCCGCTCGGTGAGCCGGCCCTCCCAGCTGCGCAGCGCGATCGCGAACCCGACCACCGCGAAGAAGAACGGGACCATGAAGCCGAGATAGCCGTACAGCATGATCAGGGTCTGCCCGGTGGCCGCGGAGAGCGTCGGCAGCAGGTTGAACGTGCCGTGCAGGATCATCGCGAGCAGCAGGCCGCCGATCGGGGCGAGCCAGCGCACGTGCTTGTCGGCCGAGCGCGCCGCGATGCCCAGGCCGATGCCGGTCATCGAGGTGAAGAGCGGGTGCGCGAAGCCGGTGAACAGGATCCGGACGATGAAGATCAGGAAGACGTTGGTCAGGCCGGTGGCCGGACCGTACTGCTCGGCGCCCGCCGCGTAGCCGTGCCCGCCCAGGTAGAGCACGTTCTCCACCATGGCGAAGCCGAGCGCGGAGAGCCCGCAGTAGACGATGCCGTCGGTGATGCCGGACCACTCGGCGCGGCGCCGCCAGAACAGCAGGATCGGGCCGAGCGCCTTCATCGACTCCTCGATGAACGGCGCGACCAGCACCGCGACCAGCGCGTCCGGCAGGCCGACCTTGTCGAACAGCCAGGAGGCGCCGGTGTTCACCGCGAGCGCCGCCGCGGTCGCCACCGCGGCGCCCCAGGCGAAGCAGAAGATCAGGTACTTCACCGGCTCCGGCTCGTACCGATCCAGCCAGGCGAACGCGCTGGCCAGCAGCGGGACCGGCAGGATCGCCGCGGTCAGGCCGATGGCCAGACCGGCCAGGCCGATGTTGTAGCCCAGGAAGATCAGCATGCCGATCGCGGCCGAGGCGATCAGCGCGATCACACCGGTGACCGGGAGCCAGCGGCGCCAGCCGGAGCGGCGGCCCGGGATCGGGGCGACGGTCTGCACCGCCTCGGTGGGGAACGGGGGCACGGCGTCCGGCGCGACCTCCACGGCCGTCACGGTGCCCGGCGCGGGGGAGTTCTCGGTCTGCGGGACCGGATCGGGTGATCCGGTCGGTGGTACGTCGGCCATGCCCGCCAGCGTAGTCACCGACGGCGCGCCCGGCGTGCCCGAGGAGCGCCGAAGCGATCAAATACGCATCGATCAGGCCGACTCGGCCGGCGGCGCGGGCGGCACCGGCCGGGCCCGGACCGTCCGGTTGCGGGCCCCGTGCGGCCGCCCGCGCCAGCCGATCGCGGCCCGCACCTGCCGGGTGGCCTCGGCATACTCCACCCCGGTGGCGCGCAGCAGGTCGGCCACCGAGGTACGGATCTGGGCCACCACCACCCCACCCGAGTACCCGACGCCGGTGTCGTACGCCCGCCCGGACTCGGCCGCCGCCCGCAACGCCCGCTCCCGGGTCGCCACCGGCTCGACCCCGCGCGCCCACTCCATCCGGAGCAGGTCCACCGCGTCGCCCAGGTGCCGCACCGAGGCCGGCAGCATCTCCGGGACGCGCTCGCGGTCGCTCAGGGCGGTCTGCGCCCTGCGGATCATCACGCGGACGTTCCGCAGGGCGTAGGTGAGCTGGGGGGCGCCCTCCACGTACTGCGCCAGGGCGCCGCGGTTGCGCCATCGGGCGGGGGCGAAGGCGACGTTCTCGCGGGCGGCGTCGATGGCCGTACGGAAAGCGGCAAACGTCCCCTCCGCGGACCGCAACCGGTCCAGCGCGGCCTGGATGACATCCGGATCGCCGTCGGAGAGCCCCAGCGCGGCCTCGTGCAGCCCGGCGGTGAAGGCGCGCAGCGCCGGATCCGCGGCCCGCCGCACCACGGTCAGCGGGTTGAGCGGCAGCAGCACCGTCATCACCACCAGCCCGATCCCGCCGCCGACCAGCGCGTCGAAGAACCGCGTCCACGGATGCCCGGTGGACACGGTCAGCGTCGCGACCAGCACCGCGGACGAGGCGGACTGCACGATCAGCGGGGCGCCACCGCCGACCGCGGTCGCCACCAGCACCGCGAGGAGCACGATCAGCCCGATCTGCACCGGCCCGTTGCCGATCAGCAGGATCAGCCCGTCGCCCAGGCCGATCCCGCCGGCGACCCCGGCGACCAGCTCGGCGGT encodes:
- a CDS encoding DUF1416 domain-containing protein — translated: MTSPTAAANIAAGCAAPDQSAPLPASVDLQKETVITGLVSTAEGELVGGAYVRLLDSSGEFTAEVVTSPEGVFRFFAAPGSWTLRALSRFGNGELAVDATRGVNEVALSVAAA
- a CDS encoding AI-2E family transporter; the protein is MNRLQRVRENLRKAYDTGREAARMARIKPPPEPEPEDDDVERFVPAPPEPAVVHGSTNSLDDVDVPHSLRIAAAWSWRLIVVGLVGYVGLRFIGLVSVVVIPLAIALLLTALLGPAVGWLLKLHLPRSLATFLVLIGGLGAVAGTLTLVVNQFIDGVPQLTEKASAGVRQIQDWARTGPLHLSDHQVDQAIDSAQNWVNDNTSSLTSTGISTATTVFELLTGLLLVLFSTFFFLRDGRKIWRFVVRLFPVNARWSLADAGDASWTTLGAYVRATVLVAFIDAVGIGLALVLLHVQFPFPLAALVFLGAFVPIIGAAVSGSVAVLVALVTQGWVVALITLGAVILVQQLEGHVLQPLIMGRAVAIHPLAVIIGIACGVVLAGIIGALVAVPLIAVMNTGVRRLSRRRPEIPPDAVVVTAGS
- a CDS encoding sulfurtransferase, which translates into the protein MSRDTALVSADWAEKNLDTPGYVFVEVDEDTSAYDGGHIPGAVKIDWKSDLQDPVRRDFVNQEQFSALLSAKGISNDDTVILYGGNNNWFAAYAFWYFKLYGHESVKLLDGGRKKWELDARVYSKDVPARAETSYSAKAPNLEIRAFRDEVVQAIGVKNLVDVRSPDEFAGRLLAPAHLPQEQSQRAGHIPTAISVPWSKAANEDGTFKSDAELAKIYGDAGLDGSKDTIAYCRIGERSSHTWFVLKELLGQENVKNYDGSWTEYGSLIGVPIALGDEPGKA
- a CDS encoding aromatic acid exporter family protein translates to MIGVAKDRLGAAAKRARAGLMLAVQSGLAAGLAWFVAHDLIGRPAPFFAPVAAVITLASSVGQRLRRTAELVAGVAGGIGLGDGLILLIGNGPVQIGLIVLLAVLVATAVGGGAPLIVQSASSAVLVATLTVSTGHPWTRFFDALVGGGIGLVVMTVLLPLNPLTVVRRAADPALRAFTAGLHEAALGLSDGDPDVIQAALDRLRSAEGTFAAFRTAIDAARENVAFAPARWRNRGALAQYVEGAPQLTYALRNVRVMIRRAQTALSDRERVPEMLPASVRHLGDAVDLLRMEWARGVEPVATRERALRAAAESGRAYDTGVGYSGGVVVAQIRTSVADLLRATGVEYAEATRQVRAAIGWRGRPHGARNRTVRARPVPPAPPAESA
- a CDS encoding co-chaperone GroES, yielding MLHDRVLVRQDGGEGERRSTAGIVIPATASMGRRLSWATAVGVGPNVRSIVVGDRVLFDPDDRSEVELHGKGYVLLRERDVHAVAADRVEPDGTGLYL
- a CDS encoding PrsW family intramembrane metalloprotease; protein product: MADVPPTGSPDPVPQTENSPAPGTVTAVEVAPDAVPPFPTEAVQTVAPIPGRRSGWRRWLPVTGVIALIASAAIGMLIFLGYNIGLAGLAIGLTAAILPVPLLASAFAWLDRYEPEPVKYLIFCFAWGAAVATAAALAVNTGASWLFDKVGLPDALVAVLVAPFIEESMKALGPILLFWRRRAEWSGITDGIVYCGLSALGFAMVENVLYLGGHGYAAGAEQYGPATGLTNVFLIFIVRILFTGFAHPLFTSMTGIGLGIAARSADKHVRWLAPIGGLLLAMILHGTFNLLPTLSAATGQTLIMLYGYLGFMVPFFFAVVGFAIALRSWEGRLTERVLHLYVRTGWFAPPEVAALGSLGRRHSARQWAKRVAGPAGGKAMKSFQFAATRLAIVRDGMQRGLAGDPREMTKATLEERELLGAITGYRGVFAGRDPQTPPAWWDGQSYRIAFPDGVVRSVAPPAEPVMPVPVQLPPPMPVYPPGWGYPGGPGAYGPPPPGGPGGYGPPPFAPMPPQHPGPQYPGQYPGQYPPPYK